In one Bordetella pertussis 18323 genomic region, the following are encoded:
- a CDS encoding tripartite tricarboxylate transporter substrate binding protein, with product MSRILQKIYATTAHLGLAAALGLSCTASTAAPANPQGRAVQLVIPFAPGGVTDLIARLIQPRLSEALGQTVVISNRPGAGGVVATSYVAKSEPDGHTLFLSWDSHTINSIAMKDLPYDIFRDFAPVTLMVRMPLIMGAWGGLPVDNLQGLLELARRNPGKYNFASIGVGSSNRLHAELLNATAGVDIVHVPYAGGGPATTAIRSGEVAYGFFSYGALRNFIQEGRIKPLAVTGAKRLPELPDVPTLQESRFPGFEAYSWVGIYVPAATPAAEIKRLNQAFVAVLRDPEIEQKLRKLSVEVVASSPQALRDFERGDYEKWLAFTRQRNMSFD from the coding sequence ATGTCCAGGATCCTCCAGAAGATCTATGCAACGACCGCGCACCTGGGGCTGGCCGCCGCGCTGGGCCTGTCGTGCACCGCCTCCACGGCCGCGCCCGCGAATCCCCAGGGCCGCGCCGTCCAGCTTGTGATCCCGTTCGCCCCGGGCGGCGTCACCGACCTCATCGCGCGCCTGATCCAGCCGCGCCTGTCGGAGGCGCTGGGCCAGACCGTGGTCATCAGCAATCGCCCCGGCGCCGGCGGTGTCGTGGCAACCAGCTACGTGGCCAAGTCCGAGCCGGATGGCCATACGCTGTTCCTGTCGTGGGACTCGCATACGATCAATTCGATCGCGATGAAGGACCTGCCATACGACATCTTCCGCGACTTTGCCCCGGTGACCCTGATGGTGCGCATGCCGCTCATCATGGGCGCGTGGGGCGGCCTGCCGGTCGACAACCTGCAAGGCCTGCTGGAACTGGCCAGGCGCAACCCCGGCAAGTACAACTTCGCCTCGATCGGCGTGGGCAGCTCGAACCGCCTGCACGCCGAGTTGCTGAACGCCACCGCAGGGGTCGATATCGTCCACGTCCCGTACGCCGGCGGCGGCCCGGCCACCACCGCGATCCGCAGCGGAGAGGTGGCCTACGGCTTCTTTTCCTATGGCGCCCTGCGCAACTTCATCCAGGAAGGGCGTATCAAGCCGCTGGCCGTGACAGGCGCCAAGCGCCTGCCCGAATTGCCGGACGTACCCACGCTGCAGGAATCGAGGTTCCCGGGCTTCGAGGCCTATTCCTGGGTCGGCATCTACGTGCCGGCGGCAACGCCGGCCGCCGAGATCAAGCGGCTGAACCAGGCCTTCGTGGCCGTGCTGCGGGATCCGGAGATCGAGCAGAAACTGCGCAAGCTCAGTGTCGAAGTGGTGGCAAGCAGCCCGCAGGCGCTACGCGATTTCGAGCGCGGCGACTACGAGAAATGGCTGGCGTTCACGCGCCAGCGCAACATGAGTTTCGAC
- a CDS encoding CaiB/BaiF CoA transferase family protein produces the protein MNGARLPLAGIRVIDLSRVLAGPVCGALLGDKGADVIKVEDVEGGDESRHWAPQREGHSPVYVANNRNKRSIAVDLKAPEGRDIVAALIDTADVLIENFGTGAMERLGLGYDTLAARNPRLVYCSIAAFGRQGPRADEAGYEALMQAFSGVMSITGEPGRPPVRCGVSALDIFTGTLAGFAVSNAILMRQTSGVGQRLDASLFDSAVGLLNFQAQNYLLCGQKPAPMGSAHPSLVPYQCFLCHDHRWIFVAAGNDRLWRRLATAIGQPDLADDPRFLRNIDRVAHRRELLKLLDGCFASLPLEDALERCRQAGVPAAPVNSVAQALADPQAAQLAALRPMAHPDLGEIEVVGLPVAFSAIPAMPCAPAPAHGADTQAILRDLGMDGDTYEALRLRRVLKGSPRDGT, from the coding sequence ATGAACGGCGCCAGGCTGCCGCTGGCGGGAATCCGCGTCATCGACCTGTCCCGGGTGCTGGCCGGCCCCGTGTGCGGCGCGCTGCTGGGCGACAAGGGTGCCGACGTGATCAAGGTCGAGGACGTCGAGGGCGGCGACGAATCGCGGCACTGGGCGCCCCAGCGCGAAGGGCATTCTCCGGTATACGTGGCCAACAACCGCAACAAGCGCTCGATCGCGGTCGACCTGAAGGCGCCGGAAGGCCGCGACATTGTCGCCGCCCTCATCGACACGGCGGACGTGCTGATCGAGAACTTCGGCACCGGCGCCATGGAGCGGCTGGGCCTGGGCTACGACACCCTGGCGGCGCGCAACCCGCGCCTCGTCTATTGCTCGATCGCGGCCTTCGGCCGGCAAGGTCCGCGCGCCGACGAGGCAGGCTACGAGGCCTTGATGCAGGCGTTCAGCGGCGTCATGTCGATCACCGGCGAACCCGGCCGCCCGCCGGTCAGGTGCGGCGTCTCCGCCCTGGACATCTTCACCGGCACCCTGGCCGGCTTCGCGGTGAGCAATGCCATCCTGATGCGGCAGACCAGCGGCGTCGGCCAGCGGCTGGACGCCTCGCTGTTCGACTCCGCCGTGGGCTTGCTCAACTTCCAGGCGCAGAACTACCTGCTGTGCGGCCAGAAGCCCGCCCCCATGGGCTCGGCCCATCCTTCGCTGGTCCCTTACCAGTGCTTTCTGTGCCACGACCATCGCTGGATTTTCGTGGCCGCCGGCAACGACCGCCTGTGGCGTCGGCTGGCCACCGCCATCGGACAGCCGGACCTGGCCGACGATCCGCGCTTCCTGCGCAACATCGATCGCGTCGCGCACCGGCGCGAGCTGTTGAAACTGCTCGACGGTTGCTTCGCCTCGTTGCCGCTGGAAGACGCCCTGGAGCGCTGTCGGCAGGCCGGCGTGCCGGCGGCCCCCGTCAACTCGGTCGCCCAGGCGCTGGCCGATCCGCAGGCGGCGCAGCTGGCCGCGCTGCGACCCATGGCGCATCCCGACCTTGGCGAGATCGAGGTCGTCGGCCTGCCCGTGGCGTTTTCCGCGATTCCGGCCATGCCGTGCGCGCCCGCGCCCGCGCACGGCGCCGACACCCAGGCAATCCTGCGGGACCTGGGCATGGACGGCGACACCTACGAAGCACTGCGCCTGCGGCGCGTCCTCAAGGGATCGCCGCGCGACGGAACCTGA
- a CDS encoding rhodanese-like domain-containing protein → MELSTVSELRDLRATSDEYALFDVRESAQAHQGHIFGATFLPRRMLAARIASLVPRRSTPIVLYDEGGPDPRARLAAQTLARFGYTGVRVLDGGLRTWLAQGEAPCRGSNVPSKWFGETVHAHAATPALPIATLQAWRETGSAHRICDIRSPEEYGRARIPGAAGAFGSDLAWHADDLRRAGQPVVVHCSGRTRSIIACESLRLLGVQDAYALENGTMGWRLAGLALERGPGSGSLAASAASRRDGARRTQALARAAGVASVEAAMLARWLDERDAGRTNLYVLDIRQVAEYRAGHLPGAIALPGGLAVQRTDEFLPVRAAQVVLVDDDEARAALAGYWLRAMGLPRVAVLAGGLPAWNAAGYALGHGLPTMPTRWRHGRARRTTCTKRARACSASTSIRRPAFSPAAPTRPNGCRSAAWKRGSPPAPNGRTSAPSCSWRTTSRWPGPPR, encoded by the coding sequence ATGGAACTGTCCACTGTTTCCGAGCTGCGGGACTTGCGCGCAACCTCCGACGAATACGCCTTGTTCGATGTGCGCGAAAGCGCGCAGGCGCACCAAGGCCACATCTTCGGCGCAACCTTCCTGCCGCGCCGCATGCTGGCGGCGCGCATCGCCAGCCTGGTGCCGCGCAGGTCCACGCCCATCGTGCTGTACGACGAGGGCGGGCCCGACCCGCGCGCGCGGCTGGCCGCGCAGACGCTGGCCCGCTTTGGCTACACCGGTGTGCGCGTGCTCGATGGCGGCCTGCGGACATGGTTGGCCCAAGGCGAAGCGCCATGCCGCGGCAGCAATGTGCCAAGCAAATGGTTCGGCGAAACGGTCCATGCGCATGCGGCCACGCCGGCCCTGCCGATCGCGACCCTGCAGGCCTGGCGCGAAACCGGCAGCGCGCATCGGATCTGCGATATCCGCTCTCCCGAGGAATACGGCCGCGCACGCATTCCGGGCGCGGCCGGCGCATTCGGCAGCGACCTGGCCTGGCACGCCGACGACCTGCGCCGCGCGGGCCAGCCGGTAGTGGTGCACTGCTCGGGACGCACCCGCAGCATCATCGCCTGCGAGAGCCTGCGCCTGCTGGGCGTGCAGGACGCCTATGCGCTGGAGAATGGCACCATGGGCTGGCGCCTGGCCGGCCTGGCCCTGGAGCGCGGTCCGGGTTCCGGCAGCCTGGCGGCAAGCGCCGCAAGCCGGCGCGACGGCGCTCGCCGCACGCAGGCCCTGGCGCGCGCGGCCGGGGTCGCCAGCGTCGAGGCCGCGATGCTGGCGCGCTGGCTCGACGAGCGCGACGCGGGGCGCACCAATCTCTACGTGCTGGACATACGCCAGGTCGCCGAATACCGGGCCGGGCACCTGCCCGGCGCGATCGCGCTGCCCGGAGGCCTGGCCGTGCAACGCACCGATGAATTCCTGCCGGTACGGGCAGCCCAGGTCGTGCTGGTCGATGACGACGAAGCGCGCGCCGCGCTGGCCGGATACTGGCTGCGCGCCATGGGCCTGCCCCGCGTGGCCGTCCTGGCGGGCGGGCTGCCGGCCTGGAACGCCGCCGGATACGCCCTGGGCCACGGCCTGCCGACCATGCCGACGCGATGGCGGCACGGCCGTGCCCGGCGCACGACGTGCACGAAGCGGGCGCGCGCATGCAGCGCGTCTACGTCGATACGCAGGCCCGCTTTCTCGCCGGCCGCCCCGACGCGGCCGAATGGGTGCCGTTCGGCGGCCTGGAAGCGTGGCTCGCCGCCCGCGCCAAACGGCAGGACGAGCGCGCCGTCGTGCTCATGGCGCACGACGAGTCGCTGGCCAGGTCCGCCGCGCTGA
- a CDS encoding IclR family transcriptional regulator, whose product MDQLIDAMETTDRQFATTLQRGLLVLACFDVRQPFLTNKEISARTGIPSPTVSRLTYTLTLMGYLKHHRHLGKYGKYELGNAVLSLAHPLLANVNVRQVARVPMRELAEYAHGWVSLGARERLSMVYLETARARNALDVKPDIGQTFPMLVSAMGRAYLAASQPSERERLMNQLRIYHPELMAEQAEELEHSRADYAAYGFCLSRGDYDRGTWAVAAPMRVPESQELLVFNCAVRVKNRQAEELGLHLIDVVGPRLLDMVDAIRRALED is encoded by the coding sequence ATGGACCAGCTCATCGACGCAATGGAAACCACGGACCGGCAGTTCGCGACGACGCTGCAACGAGGCTTGCTGGTGCTGGCCTGTTTCGACGTCCGGCAACCGTTTCTGACCAACAAGGAAATCTCCGCCCGGACAGGGATTCCCAGCCCGACCGTATCGCGCCTGACCTATACCCTGACGCTCATGGGGTACCTCAAGCATCACCGCCATCTGGGCAAGTACGGCAAGTACGAATTGGGCAATGCCGTGCTTTCGCTGGCCCACCCCTTGCTGGCCAACGTCAATGTGCGCCAGGTTGCGCGGGTACCGATGCGCGAGCTGGCCGAGTACGCCCACGGCTGGGTGTCGCTGGGCGCGCGCGAGCGGTTGAGCATGGTGTACCTGGAGACGGCCAGGGCCCGCAATGCCTTGGACGTCAAACCGGATATCGGACAAACTTTCCCGATGCTCGTGTCCGCCATGGGCCGCGCCTATCTGGCCGCCTCGCAGCCCTCCGAGCGCGAACGGCTGATGAACCAATTGCGCATCTACCATCCCGAGCTGATGGCAGAACAGGCCGAAGAACTCGAACACAGCCGCGCCGATTACGCCGCATACGGCTTCTGCCTGTCACGCGGCGACTACGACCGCGGCACCTGGGCGGTCGCGGCGCCCATGCGTGTGCCGGAAAGCCAGGAACTGCTGGTGTTCAACTGCGCCGTGCGCGTGAAGAACAGGCAGGCCGAGGAGCTGGGCCTGCATCTCATCGACGTGGTGGGACCGCGCCTGCTCGACATGGTCGACGCCATCCGGCGCGCGCTGGAAGATTGA